The following is a genomic window from Geobacillus subterraneus.
AGTCGAAGCAGGAAGCGCTCGAGATCGCGGCAAGACGCAACTTGGACCTTGTCCTTGTCGCCCCGAACGCCAAACCGCCCGTTTGCCGCATTATGGATTACGGCAAATTCCGTTTTGAACAGCAAAAGAAAGAAAAAGAAGCGCGCAAAAAACAAAAGGTGATCAACATTAAAGAGGTGCGCCTCAGCCCGACGATCGAGGAGCATGACTTCAACACGAAACTGCGCAACGCGCGCAAGTTTTTGGAAAAAGGCGATAAAGTGAAGGCGACGATCCGGTTTAAAGGGCGGGCGATCACCCATAAAGAAATCGGACAGCGCGTCCTTGACCGCTTCTCGGAAGCATGCGCCGACATTGCGGTCGTCGAAACGGCACCGAAAATGGACGGACGCAACATGTTTTTAGTGCTGGCACCGAAAAACGACAACAAGTAAGGAGGAACTACGATGCCAAAAATGAAAACTCACCGCGGCTCGGCCAAACGGTTCAAAAAAACGGCGAGCGGCAAATTAAAACGCGGCCATGCGTATACGAGCCACTTGTTTGCGAATAAAACGAAAAAACAAAAACGCCAGCTGCGCAAAGCGACGCTCGTCTCGCCTGGCGATTTCAAGCGCATCCGTCAAATGCTTGACAACTTGAAATAATGACCGATCATAGGAGGGAACGATTATGCCACGCGTAAAAGGTGGACCAGTGACGCGCAGACGTCGCAAAAAAGTATTAAAGCTTGCGAAAGGGTATTTTGGCGCGAAACACGCGTTATATAGAGTTGCGAACCAGCAAGTGATGAAATCGCTCATGTATGCGTACCGTGACCGCCGTCAACGGAAGCGCGATTTCCGCAAATTGTGGATCGCCCGCATCAACGCGGCGGCCCGCCAAAACGGCCTGTCTTACAGCCGCCTCATGCACGGCTTGAAACTGGCTGGCGTCGAAGTAAACCGGAAAATGCTCGCTGACTTGGCGGTCAATGACCAAGCGGCATTTGCCCAACTCGCTGATTTGGCAAAAGCGAACTTGAATAAGTAATTACGATGGCCATCCTGAACGGGGATGGCCATTTTTATTATAGAAAATGGAGTGAGGGAGGGACCGTATGATACAATATGCCATAGCCGTCAATCTTCTCGCTTTTTTTGCCATGGGGCTTGATAAATATAAGGCGAGACGCCATCGTTTCCGCATCGCTGAGCGGACGCTTTGGCTGCTGGCGTGGGTGGGCGGCGCTTTCGGAGCCATGGCGGGCATGTATACGTTTCGCCATAAAACGCGCCATCGTGGATTTCGATACGGCTTGCCGCTGTTGGCGACGGCAGAATTCATTGTGTATTGGCAGTGGATCGAGTAGAAAGGGGAGGAGAGAATGAACTGGACCTTGCTTTACGACATGCAGCGGATGTTGGATGAGCGGATTGAAGCGGAGCACGGTCTCGTGCAGGAAGACTTGTTCAGCCGAAAGATGCTCGCCTTTCTCGTTGAACTCGGCGAGCTGGCGAACGAGACGCGCTGTTTTAAGTTTTGGAGCGTGAAGCCGTCTTCACCGACAGAGAAAGTGCTTGAAGAGTACGTCGATGGGTTGCACTTTTTGCTTTCGCTCGGCCTTGAGTGCGGCTTGTTTTATCAAGAAAATGAAGCCCCGTTAGCCGAGCGGTCGCTAGTCGAACAGTTTCTCGCCGTGTTTCATGCCGCTGACCGGTTTGGGATGACGAAAGCGAGTGCGGATTATCACGAGCTGTTTACCGAGTATTTGTGCCTTGGCGCGGCGCTTGGTTTTTCGCCAGATGAAATCACCGCCGCGTATCGCCGGAAAAATGAAGTGAACCACCAACGGCAAAATGAACGGTATTAAGTTCTTTTTCTTTCGGATGACAAATGATTGAATTTTGCCAACCGCCAGCTTTTTCAAGTATAATAAAAAAGTGGACAAAAACGGAAAGGGGTGCCAAGATGGCGAAGTTAGACGAAACGTTGACGATGCTGAAAGCGCTGACCGATGCCAAAGGCGTGCCGGGCAATGAACGGGAAGCGCGCGAAGTCATGAAAACATACATAGCTCCTTATGCCGATGACGTGACCACCGACGGGCTCGGCAGCTTGATCGCCAAAAAAGAAGGGAAATCCGGCGGGCCGAAAGTGATGATCGCCGGTCATTTGGACGAAGTCGGCTTTATGGTCACGCAAATCGATGACAAAGGATTCATCCGCTTTCAGACGCTCGGCGGCTGGTGGAGCCAAGTGATGCTCGCCCAACGCGTGACGATTGTGACGAAAAAAGGCGACATCACCGGTGTCATCGGGTCGAAGCCGCCGCACATTCTTCCGCCGGAAGCGCGCAAAAAGCCGGTCGACATCAAAGACATGTTCATCGACATCGGCGCGACGAGCCGCGAGGAAGCCATGGAATGGGGCGTTCGCCCGGGCGATATGATCGTGCCGTATTTTGAATTCACGGTATTGAACAATGAAAAAATGCTGCTCGCCAAAGCGTGGGACAACCGAATCGGCTGTGCGGTCGCCATCGATGTGCTCAAGCAGCTGAAGGGCGTCGACCATCCGAACACGGTATACGGCGTTGGCACGGTGCAGGAAGAAGTCGGCTTGCGCGGCGCGCGCACGGCTGCCCAGTCCGTCCAGCCGGACATCGCCTTTGCCGTTGACGTCGGCGTGGCTGGCGACACGCCGGGCGTGTCGGAAAAAGAAGCGATGGGCAAACTCGGTGCCGGCCCGCACATTGTGTTGTACGATGCGACGATGGTGTCACACCGCGGGTTGCGCGAATTTGTCATCGAGGTGGCGGAAGAACTGAACATTCCGTACCATTTTGACGCCATGCCTGGCGGCGGCACGGACGCAGGGGCGATCCATTTGACAGCGAGCGGTGTCCCGTCGCTGACGATCGCCATTCCGACGCGCTACATCCACTCGCACGCCGCCATTTTGCATCGCGACGATTATGAAAACACGGTCAAGCTGCTTGTCGAAGTAATCAAACGGCTTGACGCCGACAAAGTGAAACAACTGACGTTTGACGAATAAAAACACCGGCCAATTCGGCCGGTGTTCGTCATTGTTTCACCGCCTGCTCGAGTGTCGTGAGCATCATGTCTTTTTGCTGTTCATTGGCGTGCGTCCAAATGGCTTCAAAGAGGACGCCGAGGCCGGGCAAATATTTTTCCTCGCCACGCTGGATCGCGTCCTCGATTGTATTCTCGAGCTGTTCTTTCGAGTTGTTGGCGACGTTGTGCATAATGGCTTTCCGCAAGTTCAAATCCATTTGTCTCACCTCATTGGCCGTATTGTACACCGTTATCGTTTGCCAATGGCGGCGGATTTATACATGGAGCGGCTCTCGTATATGGTATAATAGAGGAAAAACTAGACCGAAATGAGTGATGGCGACGATGGACGAGAAACCGCTCTATGGATTGGAACGAACGGTATTTCGCCAACTGCTCCATCTATTTTCCCGTTATGCTGATGTCATTGAAAAAGTCATTTTGTTCGGCTCAAGAGCACGAGGCGATTACAAGGAAGGATCGGATATCGATTTGGCGATCAAATTTCGAAAACCGGGAGGCCCGCTGTACCTTCTGCAATCGGACTTGGATGAACTTCCGATCATTTATCCGATCGATGTTGTTGATTACAATCAAATTCACAACGAACAGCTAAAAATGAATATTGACCAAGAAGGAAAGACGATTTTTCAAACGAACGAGCACGGGAAGGTGATGGTCACCATGAGCCGGCTGATGGATCGATATTACGATTTCGAACGGGCGCTCGCCAAACTCCGGCAAAGCGCCGCAAGAGACGCGCAAACGGATGACCTTGTTGTCGATGCGGCCATTCAACGGTTTGAATTCACGTACGAACTGGCGTGGAAATGGATGAAACTTTATTTGGAGTACCAAGGATACTCCGAAGTGACGAGCCCAAGAAAAACGATTCGCGAGGCGTTTCGAGAAGGGTTGATTGAAGACGGAGAGACATGGCTTCGCATGCTGGAAGACCGCAACCGGACGTCCCATACGTATGATGAAGAAACGGCGATGGACATGTATGAACGCATTCGCACCGACTATATCCCGCTGTTTGACCGCTTGCTTGCCGAAATGAAACAACGGCTTGACTCGGAGACATGAGCGGCTGGCGTGCGGAACGGAACGCGTCTAGTTTGGTGAAGGAACTTGGCTTTGGGCGTGAAAGATGACAATTGTACACCGTTTGCTATAATCAGAAAGAAGAAACTTGACGCATGAGGTGACGACCCAAATGGAAAAAGCGACATTCGCCGGCGGCTGCTTTTGGTGCATGGTGACGCCGTTTGAGGAACTCGACGGCATTTACGGCATCGTCTCCGGCTATACGGGCGGGCATGTCGAAAACCCGACGTATGAGCAAGTGAAAACGGGGACGACCGGCCATTACGAGGCGGTGCAAATCACGTTTGACCCAGACGTGTTCCCGTATGAGCGGCTTTTGGAGCTGTATTGGTGTCAAATCGACCCGACCGATGACGGCGGCCAGTTTCACGACCGCGGGCCGCAATACCGGACGGCGATTTTTTACCATAACGAAAAACAGCGCCAGCTCGCCGAGCAGTCAAAGCGGGCGCTCGAGGAAAGCGGGCGCTTCTCGAAGCCGATTGTGACGAACATTTTGCCGGCCACAACGTTTTATCCGGCGGAAGAGTATCATCAAAACTACCATAAGAAAAACCCGGAGCATTATAAGCAAGACCGCGCCGCCTCCGGGCGCGATGAGTTTATCGCCAAACATTGGGGGGCGAAGCGGTGAAGCGAATTGAATCGCCAAAAAACGCGCGCGTGAAGCAATGGAAAAAGTTGCTGACGAAAAAAGGACGTGAGGAAACCGGGTGGTTTTTGCTCGAAGGGTTTCATCTCATCGAAGAGGCGCTAAAAAGCCAAGCGCCGCTTGTTGAGCTGATTGTGGATGAGCGGGCCGCGATTCCGCCCGGCTGGGACGTCAGCGATGTGCCGGTAGTGATCGTAACGGAAGCGGTGATGAAGGCGATCAGCAGCACGGAAACACCGCAAGGGATCATGGCTGTCTGCCGGCAAGCCGCGACCGAGCTTGGCGATGTGAACACGGCGTTGCTCATTGATGCCGTGCAAGATCCCGGCAATCTCGGCACGATGATTCGCACGGCTGATGCGGCCGGCATCGATGCGGTCATTTTAGGGGAAGGATGCGCCGATTTGTACAACCCGAAAGTCGTCCGTGCGACGCAAGGATCGCTGTTTCACCTTCCGGTTGTCAAAGGCGATCTGGCGCAGTGGATCGCGCGTTTCAAGGAGCAGGGCATTCCGGTGTACGGCACCGCCTTGGAGAACGCCGTCGATTACCGCACCGTTCCACAATCGTCTTCGTTCGCCTTGCTTGTCGGCAATGAAGGAAGCGGCGTCCGACCCGACCTGCTGCGCCTAACGACAGAGAACGTGTACATCCCGATTTACGGCCGCGCCGAGTCGCTGAACGTCGCCGTTGCGGCCGGAATTTTGCTTTATTCCTTGCAGGCGGTGCGGTAAAATAGAATCGAAAATCAATAGGACAAGGGAGCGGAGACAGATGGATGGCGAACTGCGGGCGTTATTGAACGCTGTGCTCGAGCGTCTTGATGTTCAAGGGGCCTACATCGAACAAATGCGCATGGATATCGTCAAGTTGCAAGGAAGCGTGAAACAACTCGAAGACAAAGTCGATCGCCTTCAAAGTGATGTGGACGCCATGAAAAAAGACATGGACGCCATGAAAAAAGACATGGATGCCATGAAAAAAGACATGGATGCCATGAAAAAGGACATGTTGGGGGTCAAAAAAGATGTCGCCGCGCTCAAGGAAGGGCAAGTGCGGCAGGAAAAAATTATGGAGCGCCTTGCCATCCGCTCGATTGAACAGGAAGCGGAAATCGATGAGCTGCGCAAAGAAATTTCGGCCTGACCTTGCCTTCGCCCACTCATTTGCGTATAATGAATAGCGACATTTCTCATACGGACAACAACGATGACGGAGAAAAGTAGCTTGCCGCTCGCCATCCAGGGAGAAAACGCCTTAGACTGGGAGCGTTTTTATGGCCGACGCAAGTGAAGTTCACCTCCCGAGTTGACACCAGGACCATCCCCCATAGGTGGGATGTAAAGGTGATCCGGCTTTTGGCCGTTATGGCAAGGAAGCGAACAGCGCGTCTTCATTGGCGCTGTTAACAAGGGTGGTACCGCGAGCAACAACTCGTCCCTTACTGGGGGCGGGTTTTTTTATTTGAAACGAGGAGGGATTGGCGTGAAAGAACGGTTGCATGAACTCGAGCGAGAAGCGCTTGCGAAAATTGAACAAGCTGGCGATTTAAAAGCGCTCAATGATGTGCGCGTCGCCTATTTAGGCAAAAAAGGGCCGATTACCGAAGTGCTGCGCGGCATGGGAGCATTGCCGCCAGAAGAGCGCCCGAAAATCGGCGCGCTGGCTAATGAGGTAAGAGAGGCGATCCAACAGGCGCTTGAGGCAAAACAAACGAAACTCGAGGAAGAAGAAGTCGAGCGGAAGTTGGCGGCTGAGGCGATCGATGTGACGCTTCCGGGCCGTCCGGTGAAATTGGGAAACCCGCACCCGCTGACGCGCGTCATCGAGGAAATTGAGGATTTGTTCATCGGCATGGGGTATACGGTCGCTGAAGGGCCGGAAGTTGAGACTGACTATTACAACTTTGAGGCGCTCAATTTGCCGAAAGGCCACCCGGCCCGCGATATGCAAGATTCGTTTTATATTACGGAAGAAATGTTGCTTCGCACCCACACGTCGCCGATGCAGGCGCGGACGATGGAGAAGCATCGCGGGCGCGGTCCGGTAAAAATCATTTGCCCGGGCAAAGTGTATCGCCGCGACACCGATGATGCGACCCATTCGCACCAGTTTACGCAAATTGAAGGATTGGTGGTGGACCGCCACATCCGGATGAGCGACTTGAAAGGGACGCTGCGCGAATTCGCCCGCAAGCTGTTCGGCGAAGGCCGCGACATCCGTTTCCGGCCGAGCTTTTTCCCGTTTACGGAGCCGTCGGTCGAAGTCGATGTGTCCTGCTTCCGCTGCGAAGGGCACGGCTGCAGCGTCTGCAAAGGCACGGGCTGGATTGAAATTTTGGGCGCCGGTATGGTGCACCCGAACGTGCTCGAGATGGCCGGTTTTGATTCGAAAACATATACCGGGTTTGCGTTCGGCATGGGGCCGGAGCGAATCGCGATGTTGAAATACGGCATTGACGATATCCGCCATTTCTATCAAAACGATCTTCGTTTCTTGCAACAATTTTTGCGTGTCTAAAAGAAAAAGGAGGAGTTGGGAATGCTCGTTTCGTATCGTTGGCTAGGCGAATACGTCGATTTGACGGGCGTGACGGCCGAAGAGCTCGCTGACCGCATCACCAAAAGCGGCATTGAAGTCGAGCGGGTCGAAGTGCTCAACCGGGGGATGAAGGGAGTTGTCATCGGCCATGTGCTCGAATGCGAGCCGCACCCGAACGCCGACAAACTGCGGAAGTGTCTTGTTGATCTAGGTGAAGGAGAGCCGGTGCAAATCATTTGCGGCGCCCCGAACGTCGCCAAAGGGCAAAACGTCGCTGTCGCCAAAGTCGGCGCGGTGCTGCCGGGCCATTTTAAAATCAAACGGGCGAAGCTGCGCGGCGAAGAGTCAAACGGCATGATTTGTTCGCTCCAAGAGCTCGGCGTCGAAACAAAAGTCGTGCCAAAAGAATACGCCGAAGGCATTTTCGTTTTCCCGAGCGACGCGCCGGTCGGCGCCGATGCGTTGGAATGGCTCGGCTTGCACGATGAAGTGCTCGAACTCTCGTTAACGCCCAACCGCGCTGACTGCTTAAGCATGATCGGCGTCGCCTATGAAGTGGCCGCCATTCTCGGCCGCGCGGTGAAGCTGCCGGAAGCGGCGGTCAAAGAAAACAATGAAATGATCCACGACTACATTTCCGTTCGCGTCGAAGCGCCGGAAGACAATCCGCTGTACGCCGGGCGGATCGTGA
Proteins encoded in this region:
- the infC gene encoding translation initiation factor IF-3, which codes for MISKDFIINEQIRAREVRLIDQNGDQLGIKSKQEALEIAARRNLDLVLVAPNAKPPVCRIMDYGKFRFEQQKKEKEARKKQKVINIKEVRLSPTIEEHDFNTKLRNARKFLEKGDKVKATIRFKGRAITHKEIGQRVLDRFSEACADIAVVETAPKMDGRNMFLVLAPKNDNK
- the rpmI gene encoding 50S ribosomal protein L35; amino-acid sequence: MPKMKTHRGSAKRFKKTASGKLKRGHAYTSHLFANKTKKQKRQLRKATLVSPGDFKRIRQMLDNLK
- the rplT gene encoding 50S ribosomal protein L20; amino-acid sequence: MPRVKGGPVTRRRRKKVLKLAKGYFGAKHALYRVANQQVMKSLMYAYRDRRQRKRDFRKLWIARINAAARQNGLSYSRLMHGLKLAGVEVNRKMLADLAVNDQAAFAQLADLAKANLNK
- a CDS encoding DUF1294 domain-containing protein; its protein translation is MIQYAIAVNLLAFFAMGLDKYKARRHRFRIAERTLWLLAWVGGAFGAMAGMYTFRHKTRHRGFRYGLPLLATAEFIVYWQWIE
- a CDS encoding dUTP diphosphatase: MNWTLLYDMQRMLDERIEAEHGLVQEDLFSRKMLAFLVELGELANETRCFKFWSVKPSSPTEKVLEEYVDGLHFLLSLGLECGLFYQENEAPLAERSLVEQFLAVFHAADRFGMTKASADYHELFTEYLCLGAALGFSPDEITAAYRRKNEVNHQRQNERY
- a CDS encoding M42 family metallopeptidase, giving the protein MAKLDETLTMLKALTDAKGVPGNEREAREVMKTYIAPYADDVTTDGLGSLIAKKEGKSGGPKVMIAGHLDEVGFMVTQIDDKGFIRFQTLGGWWSQVMLAQRVTIVTKKGDITGVIGSKPPHILPPEARKKPVDIKDMFIDIGATSREEAMEWGVRPGDMIVPYFEFTVLNNEKMLLAKAWDNRIGCAVAIDVLKQLKGVDHPNTVYGVGTVQEEVGLRGARTAAQSVQPDIAFAVDVGVAGDTPGVSEKEAMGKLGAGPHIVLYDATMVSHRGLREFVIEVAEELNIPYHFDAMPGGGTDAGAIHLTASGVPSLTIAIPTRYIHSHAAILHRDDYENTVKLLVEVIKRLDADKVKQLTFDE
- the sspI gene encoding small acid-soluble spore protein SspI; translated protein: MDLNLRKAIMHNVANNSKEQLENTIEDAIQRGEEKYLPGLGVLFEAIWTHANEQQKDMMLTTLEQAVKQ
- a CDS encoding HI0074 family nucleotidyltransferase substrate-binding subunit, translated to MDEKPLYGLERTVFRQLLHLFSRYADVIEKVILFGSRARGDYKEGSDIDLAIKFRKPGGPLYLLQSDLDELPIIYPIDVVDYNQIHNEQLKMNIDQEGKTIFQTNEHGKVMVTMSRLMDRYYDFERALAKLRQSAARDAQTDDLVVDAAIQRFEFTYELAWKWMKLYLEYQGYSEVTSPRKTIREAFREGLIEDGETWLRMLEDRNRTSHTYDEETAMDMYERIRTDYIPLFDRLLAEMKQRLDSET
- the msrA gene encoding peptide-methionine (S)-S-oxide reductase MsrA, with the translated sequence MEKATFAGGCFWCMVTPFEELDGIYGIVSGYTGGHVENPTYEQVKTGTTGHYEAVQITFDPDVFPYERLLELYWCQIDPTDDGGQFHDRGPQYRTAIFYHNEKQRQLAEQSKRALEESGRFSKPIVTNILPATTFYPAEEYHQNYHKKNPEHYKQDRAASGRDEFIAKHWGAKR
- a CDS encoding TrmH family RNA methyltransferase, encoding MKRIESPKNARVKQWKKLLTKKGREETGWFLLEGFHLIEEALKSQAPLVELIVDERAAIPPGWDVSDVPVVIVTEAVMKAISSTETPQGIMAVCRQAATELGDVNTALLIDAVQDPGNLGTMIRTADAAGIDAVILGEGCADLYNPKVVRATQGSLFHLPVVKGDLAQWIARFKEQGIPVYGTALENAVDYRTVPQSSSFALLVGNEGSGVRPDLLRLTTENVYIPIYGRAESLNVAVAAGILLYSLQAVR
- the pheS gene encoding phenylalanine--tRNA ligase subunit alpha, yielding MKERLHELEREALAKIEQAGDLKALNDVRVAYLGKKGPITEVLRGMGALPPEERPKIGALANEVREAIQQALEAKQTKLEEEEVERKLAAEAIDVTLPGRPVKLGNPHPLTRVIEEIEDLFIGMGYTVAEGPEVETDYYNFEALNLPKGHPARDMQDSFYITEEMLLRTHTSPMQARTMEKHRGRGPVKIICPGKVYRRDTDDATHSHQFTQIEGLVVDRHIRMSDLKGTLREFARKLFGEGRDIRFRPSFFPFTEPSVEVDVSCFRCEGHGCSVCKGTGWIEILGAGMVHPNVLEMAGFDSKTYTGFAFGMGPERIAMLKYGIDDIRHFYQNDLRFLQQFLRV